The following coding sequences are from one Pirellulales bacterium window:
- a CDS encoding carbon storage regulator: MLVLSRRKGETIVIDNDIRVTVLEVKGNRVKLGVEAPSGIRIARHEVASSGRKQFAAEPDDDPTADEYHERDTMHDQLAYSPG; the protein is encoded by the coding sequence ATGCTGGTCCTGAGTCGTCGCAAGGGAGAAACGATCGTTATCGACAACGACATCCGGGTCACCGTCCTGGAGGTCAAAGGCAACCGCGTGAAGCTGGGCGTGGAAGCACCCAGCGGCATTCGCATCGCGCGCCACGAGGTGGCGAGCTCGGGCCGGAAGCAATTCGCCGCCGAACCGGACGACGATCCCACGGCGGACGAGTATCACGAGCGCGACACGATGCACGACCAGTTGGCTTACAGCCCTGGCTGA